The following nucleotide sequence is from Pseudomonas sessilinigenes.
CCGCGCCAACTCCTTGACCATCGGGTCCGCCGCCGGGCGGTGCAGCAACGCCACTTCGAAGACATCCACCGCGGGCAACCCGGTGGCCTTGGGCAACATGGCATGTTCGGCCGTCACCGCCCGCAGCGGCAGCAGGCCGATGCCCATGCCATCGGCAATGGCCGACTGCAGGCCACTGAGGCTGGAACTGGTGAAACTGATGTGCCAGCGCCGACCGATGGCCTCCAGGGCATTGATCATTTCATCGCGGTACACCCCTCGTGGCGGAAAGGTCACGATAGGCAATGGGTCAAGGTCGATGCAGGGATTCCTGGCGCTGTCCACCCAACGGGTCTTCTCCGGCCAGCAAGCCAGCGCCTCGCGGCTGTTCTGGCGTTGCTTGAGCAACACCAGGTCCAGTTCGCCACGGTCATAGCTGGCGCTCAAGTCGCGGCTCATGCCGCTGGTGACCTCCAGCTTTACCTGGGGGTAGCGTCGATTG
It contains:
- a CDS encoding LysR substrate-binding domain-containing protein, coding for MSDIEKSNSRLFDLDLLRAIVTVADCGSFTTAATRLHSTQSTISQKIRRLEEMAGHRLLERGNRDVLPTEAGETLLGYARRLLALNDEMLEALSGASVALTVRIGVPDDFAAGRTTEQLAAFNRRYPQVKLEVTSGMSRDLSASYDRGELDLVLLKQRQNSREALACWPEKTRWVDSARNPCIDLDPLPIVTFPPRGVYRDEMINALEAIGRRWHISFTSSSLSGLQSAIADGMGIGLLPLRAVTAEHAMLPKATGLPAVDVFEVALLHRPAADPMVKELARVLCRVLAQDTRG